In Halobacteria archaeon AArc-dxtr1, the sequence CCTCGTCGTCGAGTGCGTCCTCGTAGCGCCCCTCGAGTAGCTGGAGGTAACTCGAGACCATCCGCAGGGGCTCCTGGAGGTCGTGAGAGGCGGCGTACGCGAAGTGCTCTAACCGTTCGTTCGAGGTTTCGAGTTGCTCAATCGTCTCCTCGAGGCGGCGCTGGTACTCCCGACGCTCGGTGATGTCGGTGAGGGTGACGACCGCTCGACTCACCTCGCCGTGCTCGTCTCTGACCGGCATTCCGTGTTCCATGATGACGCGGCTCTCCCCGTCGAACGCCTCGATCTCGTAGATGTTGGGGTCCGTTACCGCCTCGCCGCGAAGCACCTGCGCCATCGTCCACTCCCCGGGGGCGACCGGCTCGCCTGAGTCGGCCCACACTGCCTCGTACTGCTCGTCCTCCGAAACCGACTCTACATCGAAGACCTCCCCGCCCCAGATCTCCCTGGCGGTGTCATTCGTCCGACGGATCGAGCCGTCCGCGTCGGCGACGACGATGCCGACTGGGAGTACCTGGAACAGCGTCTCGAGCTGCCGGGTCTGCTTTTCGGCCCTGATCTCGGCCCGCTTTCGTCTCGTAATGTCGGTCAGCGCGCCGGGGAACGTCCGGGGCGTTCCGTCCTCCTCGCACTCGACGTGTCCGCGGGCGACCACCCAGCGCCACTCGCCGTCGGCGTTTTGTACGCGGTACTCCGTTTCGTACTCGCCACACGACTCGAGGGCCGCCTCGATCTCGGCGACGACGCGGTCGCGGTCGGCTTCGTGGACCGACGAGAGCACCCGCTCGAGTGGGATCCCGTCTCTCGCGTCGTCGGGATCGATCCCGAAGGTTTTGGCGAACGAGGAGCCAGTGATGAACTCGTCTTCTTGCACGTGCCACTCCCAGGTGCCGACCGCGCCGGCTTCGGTGGCCGCCTCCAGCTGCGATTTTGCGTCCTCGAGATAGCGCTCGCGCTCTTTCTGTTCGGTGACGTCCTGGGCCATCGTCATACCGGCGAAGACCTCGCCGCGTTCGTCGGTGATCGGCACCACGTGGAGGATCCAGTCGCGGTCGGCATAGGCGAGTTCGACCGACATTTCCGTTCCATCGAGTGCGGCGCGAAACGCGGGTTCGAGCGTGTCGGCAGTGGACTCATCCCAGGCGTCTCGAAACGGCTTCCCTTCGAGATCGTCGGGTTCGACCGGAATTCGATCGAATCCCTGGCCTGCCGCCAGGGTGTACTCGAGATCGTGATCGAACAGCGTCACGAGCCCGTTCGGGAAGTACTCCGCGAGTGTCCGGTAGCGCTGTTCGGACTCTTTGAGCGCCTGTTCGCGCTCCTTGCGGTCGGTGACGTCGCGGAAGTAGACCGAAATGCCGGTTTCGGAGGGGTAGAGGTTCGCCTCGACCCAGAAGTCGAGCGTGTCGTAGTACAGTTCGTAGCTGGTTGGCTGCTGGGTTTCAAGCGCCGTGTGGAACGCATCCCAGACCTCGTCGATCTCGACGAGATCCGGAAACACGTCCCAGAGTTGCTCGCCGAGCAGGTCCGCAGCGTCGTGTTGGAGGAGCTCCTCGGCGCGCTCGTTGACGTGGGTGAATCGGAACTCCTCGTCGACGCCGTAGAACGCGTCGTCGATCCGACCGAAAATGTGCTCGAGTTCGTTTTCGAGCCCCTGCTCGCGTTTCCGTTGCGCGGTTATGTCCCGAGTGACTTTCAGATATCCGCGGTGCTCACCCTCGCTCCCCCGAATGGGGGTGATCGTGACGTTGGCCCAGAACCGCGTCCCGTCCTGTCTCAGGCGCCACCCCTCGTCTTCTACCGAGCCGTGCTCGGTCGCCGCCTCGAGATTCCGTTCGGGAACGTCCGCATCCCGATCCTCTTCGGTGTAAAATCGAGAGAAGTGGTCGCCGACGATCTCCTCGCGGTCGTAGCCTTTGATCTGTCTCGCACCTTCGTTCCAGCTGGCGACGTACCCGTCAGAATCCAGCCGAAAGATTCCGTACTCTTCGACGGCGTCGACCAGCGAGTGAAACTCCTCCCTGCTGGCCTGTAAGTCGCTTTCCGAGTATTTCCTGTCGGTGATATCGTAGTAGAGTTCGATCCGGCCGCCGGCGTACTGGCCCGACCCGATGGGCTTGCTGTAGTGTTCGAGCCACCGTTTGTCGCGGTCCCCGGCCGCCGTGACGAGACACTCGAACCGCTCGACGTAGTCGTTGTCCTCGTAGGTAGCCAAGATCGTCTCGACGACCTGTGTTGGATCCTCGAACGTGTGCTGTATCGTCTCGTCTAGGACCTCCCGCTTGTTGCGTCCGATGATCGCGTCTCGGTCGACGCCGAAGTAGTGTTCGACGGACTCGTCCGCCCACGCGATGTCGAAATTATCATCGAGGACGAAGACGCCGATGTCCGCCTCGTCGAGAACGGTACTGATCGATTTGTACGACGTCCCTGGTGCCTCGGCCGTTTCCAGCGCCTGGGTCGGTGTCTCTCGCTCTCGAGCAACACCGATCGTCCCGCGGAACTCGTCGCCGTCGACGAGCGGCGTGACCCGAAGCTCGCAGGGAACGTTCTCGCCGGTGGCGGTTCGAAGCGACAGCTCGAACGTCGTGAGCTCGCCGTTTCCCCCGTCGAGTTGGCTGGATACCTCGCGTTCGATTGCGGCGTGATCGTCGTCGTCGATAATTCGTGAGACGTCTTCGCCCAGCA encodes:
- a CDS encoding PAS domain S-box protein, encoding MGARSGDEGEMFLRDDDDAALRQFRTLVKTIDDGIYQLDADGTIVAANDAIVEATGYARDELLGEDVSRIIDDDDHAAIEREVSSQLDGGNGELTTFELSLRTATGENVPCELRVTPLVDGDEFRGTIGVARERETPTQALETAEAPGTSYKSISTVLDEADIGVFVLDDNFDIAWADESVEHYFGVDRDAIIGRNKREVLDETIQHTFEDPTQVVETILATYEDNDYVERFECLVTAAGDRDKRWLEHYSKPIGSGQYAGGRIELYYDITDRKYSESDLQASREEFHSLVDAVEEYGIFRLDSDGYVASWNEGARQIKGYDREEIVGDHFSRFYTEEDRDADVPERNLEAATEHGSVEDEGWRLRQDGTRFWANVTITPIRGSEGEHRGYLKVTRDITAQRKREQGLENELEHIFGRIDDAFYGVDEEFRFTHVNERAEELLQHDAADLLGEQLWDVFPDLVEIDEVWDAFHTALETQQPTSYELYYDTLDFWVEANLYPSETGISVYFRDVTDRKEREQALKESEQRYRTLAEYFPNGLVTLFDHDLEYTLAAGQGFDRIPVEPDDLEGKPFRDAWDESTADTLEPAFRAALDGTEMSVELAYADRDWILHVVPITDERGEVFAGMTMAQDVTEQKERERYLEDAKSQLEAATEAGAVGTWEWHVQEDEFITGSSFAKTFGIDPDDARDGIPLERVLSSVHEADRDRVVAEIEAALESCGEYETEYRVQNADGEWRWVVARGHVECEEDGTPRTFPGALTDITRRKRAEIRAEKQTRQLETLFQVLPVGIVVADADGSIRRTNDTAREIWGGEVFDVESVSEDEQYEAVWADSGEPVAPGEWTMAQVLRGEAVTDPNIYEIEAFDGESRVIMEHGMPVRDEHGEVSRAVVTLTDITERREYQRRLEETIEQLETSNERLEHFAYAASHDLQEPLRMVSSYLQLLEGRYEDALDDEGAEFLDFAVDGAERMRAMVDGLLEYSRVETRGDPVEPVELDTVLEEVREDLQLQIEESDAEITVEQLPRVEGDASQLRQLLQNLLSNAIEYSGDEPPQITVSADRNGSRQTVSVHDEGIGIDPEYHDQIFEVFKRLHSRKDHAGTGIGLALCQRIVERHGGDIWVDSAANEGTTISFTLPAVE